The sequence CAGCGCCTCGTCGGCGGTGGACTCCGCGACCACGGCCATCAGCGCCGTCTTGGTCTCCGGCCGCGCCAGCAGTGCCCCGAACTGCAGCACCACGCCCTCGATATCGGATTGCAGGGAGCCCCGGTCGGGGAGTTCGAGCTCGTCGAAGAGGACCGCCACGGCGTCCACGACGAGCTCGTTCTTGTTGGCCCAGCGGCGGTAGAGCGTCGTCTTGGCGACACCGGCCCGGGCCGCCACATCGCTCATGGTCAGCCGCCCCCAGCCCAGATCGACGAGTGCGGCCCGGGTCGCGTGCAGGATCGCGAGATCGGTCTCGGCGCTGCGCGGGCGGCCCGTGCGGCCCTTTGGGG is a genomic window of Streptomyces sp. Edi2 containing:
- a CDS encoding TetR/AcrR family transcriptional regulator, translated to MHHSASSPKGRTGRPRSAETDLAILHATRAALVDLGWGRLTMSDVAARAGVAKTTLYRRWANKNELVVDAVAVLFDELELPDRGSLQSDIEGVVLQFGALLARPETKTALMAVVAESTADEALRERIRSAIVDRQKRLVLLGRSRAQARGELPPDTPGADGERDAARNMDLIFDVIAGAIVHRTLVSGEPVDAAWGRDFTALFLTGLSALGDQG